AAAACTTTAATACATAACTTGCGTATCACAACTAATACTTTCTTTATATTTTTATGTTCTTCCTTTAATAATTCTATTGGCTCCATACCTATTCCCCCTTATTTTCCTTTCTGTCAAATAATTTATTCATAAAAGATATAATTGGGGCTATATTTACTAATGTAGGAGTTCCTTTTAGCCAAACTACTTGTCTTAATACTTCAATTACTTCTTCTTTAGAGGCTCCCTCTTTAACTGCTTTCTTCAACTCTAATTTAGCTCTAGCTTCATGATCATCAAAGATTGCAGTAGATAAAGCAATTAAATATTTATACTTTAAAGAAATTACTTCATCACGCCAGACAATATCATGATAATCAGAAATTATCTTTTGAAAATCATCACCTAATTCTTCTCCACTCATTATTCCTGGAGGAATAAAACCTAATTCTTCTTTAAACTTCTCCTTCATTTCCTTTTTATCAAATTCCTGTTCTGTAGTCATAAATTAACCCCTCCTTAAGGAATATATTATTAGTCTATCTCACTTTCGGTATTTATATTATATCCCCTACCTGGTAAAATTTATATGATAAATATCACATTTATCCAAAATATCTATTATTAAATTTATGCATATCCAAAATAAATTTAGTCAAAAATAATTCCTAAATCGTAAGGAGGAATTCAAATGACAAACAATGAAATCACAGCAGAAAACCTAAGATCAGCTTTTGGTGGAGAAAGTCAAGCATATCAACGATATAAAATTTGGGGCAGTAAAGCAAAAGAAGATGGATTCCCTAAAGTAGAAGTATTATTCAACGCAATTGCTTATGCAGAAGAAGTACATGCCAACAACCACTTTACAGCTCACGCTAATATTGAAGGGGATTTCCTGGTAGCATCAAGTGCTGGCTTCGGTCTGGGATCTACTGTAGAAAATTTAACTGGAGCTATCGCAGGAGAAAATTTTGAAATTGAACAAATGTATCCTAGTTATCATTTAGTTGCTCAAAATCA
Above is a genomic segment from Sporohalobacter salinus containing:
- a CDS encoding carboxymuconolactone decarboxylase family protein codes for the protein MTTEQEFDKKEMKEKFKEELGFIPPGIMSGEELGDDFQKIISDYHDIVWRDEVISLKYKYLIALSTAIFDDHEARAKLELKKAVKEGASKEEVIEVLRQVVWLKGTPTLVNIAPIISFMNKLFDRKENKGE
- a CDS encoding rubrerythrin family protein → MTNNEITAENLRSAFGGESQAYQRYKIWGSKAKEDGFPKVEVLFNAIAYAEEVHANNHFTAHANIEGDFLVASSAGFGLGSTVENLTGAIAGENFEIEQMYPSYHLVAQNQEETEAAKSFYYALEAEKIHSQLYTEAKKAVEAGNDYELDYISVCENCGHTVKDDTPEECPICGAKKAKFKEFRQ